The following proteins come from a genomic window of Maribacter sp. HTCC2170:
- a CDS encoding shikimate kinase — MKIVLVGYMGSGKSTIGRLLANELNYDFIDLDDFIESNEQMKIPMIFESKGEIYFRKKEFEYLKQILANKDNFILATGGGTPCYGENMSAMLEATSNVFYLKVSISRLIDRLVLEKEHRPLITNIPDEELPEFIGKHLFERSYFYSKANNSIFCDEKKADEIRSEIEGLLV, encoded by the coding sequence GTGAAAATAGTTTTGGTTGGGTATATGGGTAGTGGTAAATCTACGATTGGTAGATTGTTGGCCAATGAGCTGAATTATGATTTCATTGATCTTGATGATTTTATAGAATCAAACGAGCAAATGAAAATTCCAATGATTTTTGAATCAAAGGGGGAAATCTATTTTAGAAAAAAAGAATTTGAATACTTGAAACAAATACTGGCCAATAAAGATAATTTTATACTTGCTACAGGTGGTGGTACCCCTTGTTATGGCGAGAATATGTCTGCAATGCTTGAGGCAACCAGTAATGTGTTTTATTTGAAAGTCTCAATTAGCAGACTTATTGATAGATTGGTTTTGGAAAAAGAACATAGACCATTGATAACCAATATTCCTGATGAGGAGTTGCCTGAGTTCATTGGCAAACACTTGTTTGAACGTAGTTATTTTTATTCCAAAGCCAATAACAGCATCTTTTGCGATGAAAAAAAGGCGGATGAAATACGTTCTGAAATAGAAGGGTTATTAGTCTAG
- a CDS encoding sodium:solute symporter family protein, producing MTLSPWDIGIVIAYVVGVLLLGFYLSKKSSKNLESYFLGGNELPWYYLGLSNASGMFDISGTMWSVGILFVYGLKSAWLPWLWPVWNQVFVFVYLAIWMRRSNVMTGAEWITFRFGDGKGAKLSHIIIVIFAVISVLGFIAYFFEGIGKYCTSILPWDMAFEFLGYKVSSARSYALIICGLTSLYTVKGGMHSVVATEVMQFVIMTFACVGVGIVAYNMVTAEQIASVVPETWGKLSFGWKLDLDWSNSAFPQVNNKIASDGFDLFGILFILMVLKGVFASIAGPVPSYDMQRVLATKTPVEAAKMSFLTVCVLYIPRYFMIIGFAVLALVYLGPELLAMGDNIDFEQVLPMAINKFLPVGLKGLMLAGFLAAFMGTFAAFVNSAPAYIVNDIYKKYINPGAPDKKLVQLSIVSSLFLVMVGIIFGFNAGSLNTLILWLSSSLYGGYVAANVLKWIWWRFSGNGYFWGMLFGLIASTVKFIFFPNYVDIFVFPLIFAFALLGCIIGTFLEPLPNREQVKKFYKQTKPWGFWGPIKKEVTAEDPSFVPNLDFKRDTFNVIVGIIWQMAQVVIPIYFMLRQNTEMLIWSGILILTSVLLKKYWWDNLKEIDT from the coding sequence ATGACCCTTTCCCCTTGGGATATTGGAATTGTAATTGCTTATGTTGTCGGTGTTCTATTACTCGGATTTTACCTTTCCAAAAAATCATCAAAAAATCTAGAATCCTATTTCCTTGGAGGAAATGAACTCCCTTGGTACTATCTCGGATTGAGTAATGCCTCGGGGATGTTTGATATTTCTGGAACCATGTGGAGCGTAGGTATTCTTTTTGTTTACGGATTAAAAAGTGCATGGTTACCTTGGCTATGGCCCGTCTGGAATCAAGTTTTCGTATTTGTATATCTTGCCATTTGGATGCGCCGGTCTAATGTCATGACGGGGGCTGAATGGATTACATTTCGTTTTGGTGACGGTAAAGGGGCAAAACTTTCACACATAATCATTGTCATTTTTGCAGTCATAAGCGTTCTCGGGTTTATTGCTTATTTCTTTGAAGGTATTGGCAAGTATTGCACCTCTATACTTCCATGGGATATGGCTTTTGAGTTTCTTGGCTATAAAGTTTCTTCAGCTCGAAGTTACGCCTTGATCATTTGCGGACTCACATCTTTATATACTGTCAAAGGTGGAATGCATAGCGTGGTGGCCACCGAAGTTATGCAATTCGTCATCATGACCTTTGCCTGCGTTGGTGTTGGTATCGTGGCTTATAATATGGTTACTGCGGAACAGATTGCAAGTGTCGTTCCCGAAACTTGGGGTAAACTCTCATTTGGTTGGAAACTCGATCTCGACTGGAGTAATTCGGCCTTTCCGCAAGTGAACAATAAAATAGCATCCGACGGATTTGACCTTTTCGGAATACTCTTTATTTTGATGGTATTAAAAGGTGTTTTTGCCTCTATAGCCGGTCCGGTTCCAAGCTACGATATGCAACGTGTTTTGGCAACCAAAACTCCTGTAGAAGCTGCAAAAATGAGTTTTTTGACGGTTTGTGTTTTATACATTCCCCGATATTTTATGATTATTGGTTTTGCTGTTTTAGCTTTGGTTTATCTAGGTCCTGAATTATTGGCTATGGGTGATAACATCGATTTTGAACAAGTTCTGCCAATGGCCATTAACAAATTTTTACCAGTTGGTCTAAAAGGCTTAATGCTGGCAGGATTTCTTGCGGCCTTTATGGGCACCTTCGCTGCTTTTGTGAATTCCGCTCCAGCCTATATCGTTAATGATATTTATAAGAAATACATCAACCCTGGTGCTCCCGACAAGAAATTAGTACAGTTAAGTATTGTTTCCTCGTTGTTCTTGGTAATGGTAGGAATTATTTTTGGCTTTAACGCTGGCTCCTTAAATACTCTGATTTTATGGTTGAGTTCTTCCCTTTATGGAGGGTATGTAGCGGCTAATGTTTTAAAATGGATTTGGTGGCGATTTTCAGGAAATGGTTATTTCTGGGGAATGCTTTTCGGATTAATCGCATCTACGGTGAAGTTTATCTTCTTTCCTAATTATGTAGATATTTTTGTGTTTCCATTAATTTTTGCTTTCGCTTTACTAGGCTGTATAATAGGAACCTTTTTAGAACCATTACCCAACAGAGAACAAGTCAAAAAATTCTATAAGCAGACCAAACCATGGGGTTTCTGGGGGCCTATTAAAAAAGAAGTTACGGCAGAAGACCCTAGCTTTGTACCTAACTTAGATTTTAAACGCGATACCTTCAACGTAATCGTCGGAATTATTTGGCAAATGGCACAGGTGGTCATTCCCATCTATTTTATGCTACGTCAAAATACCGAAATGTTAATTTGGAGTGGTATATTAATTTTAACTAGTGTATTACTAAAAAAATACTGGTGGGATAATCTGAAAGAAATTGATACTTAA
- a CDS encoding DUF4434 domain-containing protein: MQITGTFLDEISHDIPHQNWGEKEWDIDFQHMKKMGIDTVILIRSGYRKFLTYPSKYLVNMQGCFKPPVDLLKLYLELSEKYGMMFYFGTYDSGKYWDTGDMRHEIDLNLQVIEEVYKNYGHFKSFGGWYMSLELSRKTKGAVESIAKLGNHCKAISNGLPVLISPWMDGKKAVLARTGQITKESFITFKEHEAEWDEIFDGIKNSIDIVAFQDGHVDFNELEEYLTINKSLADKYALQSWTNSESFDRDMPIKFLPIKWEKLLLKLEAAKRAGCEKAITFEFSHFMSPQSAYLQAGHLYNRYMEHFQK; this comes from the coding sequence ATGCAAATAACAGGAACTTTTTTAGACGAGATCAGCCACGATATTCCCCATCAAAATTGGGGTGAAAAAGAATGGGATATTGATTTTCAGCATATGAAAAAGATGGGCATCGACACTGTCATTTTAATTCGTTCTGGCTATCGAAAATTTCTAACATATCCTTCAAAATATTTGGTAAATATGCAAGGGTGTTTTAAGCCTCCCGTTGATTTACTGAAATTATATTTGGAGTTGTCAGAAAAGTATGGAATGATGTTTTATTTTGGCACTTACGATAGTGGTAAGTATTGGGACACCGGTGACATGAGACATGAAATTGACCTAAATCTTCAGGTCATTGAAGAAGTTTATAAAAACTATGGACATTTCAAAAGTTTTGGTGGCTGGTATATGAGTTTGGAGTTAAGTCGAAAGACCAAAGGTGCTGTTGAATCTATAGCAAAGCTTGGTAATCATTGTAAGGCAATTAGCAATGGTTTACCTGTATTGATTTCTCCATGGATGGATGGAAAAAAAGCCGTATTGGCCAGAACAGGTCAAATCACAAAAGAGTCGTTCATAACTTTCAAAGAACATGAAGCTGAATGGGATGAAATATTCGATGGTATCAAAAATAGTATCGATATTGTGGCATTTCAAGATGGTCATGTAGATTTTAATGAATTAGAAGAATACTTGACTATCAACAAATCCCTAGCTGATAAATACGCATTGCAGTCTTGGACAAACTCGGAGTCTTTTGACAGAGATATGCCTATCAAATTTCTCCCTATTAAATGGGAAAAACTTCTGCTAAAACTAGAGGCTGCAAAACGGGCAGGCTGTGAAAAAGCCATCACCTTTGAGTTTTCCCATTTTATGAGTCCGCAGTCGGCTTATTTACAGGCTGGACATTTATATAATAGATACATGGAACACTTTCAAAAATGA
- a CDS encoding FAD-dependent oxidoreductase: protein MINQFKLLFIVFLSLPLAHAQNQVDVLIIGGGAGGTSAGIQAARMGINVQIIEATPWLGGMLTSAGVSAIDGNHEMPSGIWGEFQQKLRDYYGGEKALATGWVSHTLFEPSIGNRLLKEMADEPNLEIAFNAIYRDVQKDGEGWLVTYKQKEKWYTTKTKILIDATEIGELLPLVEADFRLGMDSREDTGEKEAPETANTIVQDLTYVLILEDVSKDSNLRRNKGLVKKPKNYNPEAYECACKRENGEMFGGVSNCRQMLDYGKLPNDKYMINWPNCGNDFYLNWPELTTSQRKEKLNEAKSFTQGFIYYIQNELGFKNLRVAEEFPTKDNLPMIPYDREARRVKGKTFLIVDHLERPYDFNLYKTGIAVGDYPIDHHHDKNPNAPRIDFINIKVPSYNIPLGSLIPNKTENFIVAEKNISVSNIVNGTTRLQPVILGIGQAAGALAATAIKENEIPSEISIRKVQNALLESNAYLMPFIDVKKEDSAFEAMQRIGATGVLKGYGIPYKWANQTWFYPDQVVSEYELKNGLLPYYPELELIHASGAPATPNFINSLVEKANSDSSLMLIKGDWKSWGIDQDYSDSISLNRRSVSILIDKILNPFVMEVNFYGNLKQDKLKKN from the coding sequence ATGATAAATCAGTTCAAACTCCTTTTTATTGTATTCCTTTCGCTGCCTCTTGCCCATGCTCAAAACCAAGTGGATGTTCTAATCATTGGCGGTGGAGCCGGAGGAACATCAGCAGGCATTCAGGCTGCTCGAATGGGGATAAATGTTCAAATTATTGAGGCTACACCATGGCTCGGTGGTATGTTGACTTCTGCGGGGGTTTCTGCAATCGACGGCAACCATGAAATGCCATCTGGCATTTGGGGTGAGTTTCAGCAAAAATTAAGAGACTATTATGGCGGAGAAAAAGCATTGGCCACCGGCTGGGTAAGTCATACACTTTTTGAGCCATCGATTGGGAATAGATTACTTAAAGAAATGGCCGATGAACCCAATCTTGAAATTGCTTTTAACGCGATTTATAGAGATGTTCAAAAAGATGGTGAGGGGTGGCTAGTCACCTACAAACAAAAAGAAAAATGGTATACTACTAAAACCAAAATCTTAATCGATGCAACAGAAATTGGAGAACTGCTTCCCTTAGTCGAAGCAGACTTTCGTTTGGGAATGGATTCCAGAGAGGATACCGGCGAAAAAGAGGCTCCTGAAACTGCCAATACCATTGTTCAAGATTTGACGTACGTTTTAATCCTTGAGGATGTTTCAAAAGATTCCAACTTACGTAGGAACAAAGGTCTAGTTAAGAAACCTAAAAACTATAATCCAGAAGCCTACGAATGTGCTTGTAAACGCGAAAATGGGGAGATGTTCGGAGGAGTCTCAAACTGTCGGCAAATGTTAGATTATGGGAAACTTCCCAATGATAAATACATGATAAACTGGCCAAATTGCGGGAATGATTTTTATCTGAATTGGCCAGAACTTACTACCAGTCAAAGGAAAGAAAAACTTAATGAAGCTAAGTCCTTTACCCAAGGTTTTATCTATTATATTCAAAACGAATTGGGTTTCAAAAACCTAAGGGTAGCCGAAGAATTCCCGACAAAAGATAACCTGCCTATGATTCCTTATGATAGGGAAGCAAGAAGGGTAAAGGGAAAAACATTTTTGATAGTAGATCATTTGGAAAGGCCTTATGACTTCAACCTCTACAAAACAGGAATAGCGGTTGGCGATTACCCAATTGACCATCATCATGATAAAAATCCAAATGCTCCCAGAATCGATTTTATCAATATCAAAGTACCAAGTTATAACATTCCTTTAGGGAGTTTGATTCCTAATAAAACGGAGAATTTTATCGTGGCCGAAAAGAATATTAGCGTTTCAAATATTGTTAATGGCACAACCCGTCTACAGCCTGTTATTTTAGGTATAGGTCAAGCAGCAGGGGCTTTGGCGGCAACTGCCATTAAAGAAAATGAAATACCTTCCGAAATTTCGATTAGAAAAGTGCAAAATGCTTTATTGGAAAGCAATGCGTATCTCATGCCTTTTATTGATGTTAAAAAAGAAGATTCTGCATTTGAAGCTATGCAACGTATAGGTGCAACTGGAGTTTTAAAGGGGTATGGAATTCCATATAAATGGGCCAATCAGACTTGGTTTTATCCAGATCAAGTAGTATCTGAATATGAATTGAAAAATGGGTTGCTACCCTATTATCCCGAATTAGAATTAATTCATGCTTCAGGAGCTCCAGCTACACCTAATTTTATTAATTCTTTAGTGGAAAAAGCGAATTCCGATTCCTCCTTAATGCTCATCAAAGGCGATTGGAAATCATGGGGAATCGACCAAGATTATAGTGATTCAATTTCTTTAAATAGAAGATCCGTTAGTATATTAATCGATAAAATTTTAAACCCTTTTGTAATGGAAGTCAATTTTTATGGAAACTTAAAACAAGACAAGCTAAAGAAAAATTAG
- a CDS encoding alkaline phosphatase: MKFEKIVLTCLAITLFNCKSSQIGEKKAIAPKNVILLISDGTGLSQISSAFYFKDSSPNYARFSDIGLINTSSSREDVTDSAAGATAFACGVKTYNGAIGVADDSTTVKNLVEIVSKKNIKTGMIATSSITHATPASFFAHTFNRGSTEEIALHLTQSEVDFFAGGGLQFFNKRKDGRNLLEALKEKKFMIDTTALVDFSKIRTNQKAGFLLAADDMPPAAEGRGDFLSKATSLALQFLSKDDTGFFMMAEGSQIDWAGHQNNGPYLVSELIDFDDAIGKALDYAEKDGHTLVIVTSDHETGGFTLSAQIKKRADGTEYSDYSQVGMSFSNGGHSAALIPVFAFGPGSKEFIGVYENNDIFEKILKVTKWRGQD, from the coding sequence ATGAAATTTGAAAAAATAGTTTTAACCTGTCTAGCAATTACGTTGTTCAATTGTAAGTCAAGTCAAATTGGTGAAAAAAAGGCTATTGCACCTAAAAATGTAATTCTATTGATAAGTGATGGGACAGGATTATCTCAGATTTCTTCAGCGTTCTATTTCAAAGATTCTTCGCCCAACTATGCCCGATTTAGCGATATAGGTTTAATCAACACTTCCTCTTCTAGGGAAGACGTTACCGATTCTGCCGCAGGGGCGACGGCTTTTGCATGTGGGGTCAAAACCTATAACGGTGCTATCGGCGTGGCCGATGATTCGACAACGGTGAAAAATTTGGTAGAGATTGTTTCTAAGAAAAACATCAAAACGGGTATGATTGCCACCTCTTCTATAACCCATGCAACCCCTGCCAGTTTTTTTGCACATACCTTTAATAGAGGGTCAACCGAAGAAATTGCGCTGCATCTGACGCAATCAGAAGTAGATTTTTTCGCTGGAGGAGGACTTCAGTTTTTTAACAAGAGGAAAGACGGGCGAAACTTGTTGGAGGCCTTAAAAGAAAAAAAATTCATGATTGATACCACAGCTCTTGTTGATTTTTCTAAAATAAGAACCAACCAAAAAGCAGGATTTCTTTTGGCTGCAGATGATATGCCACCCGCGGCTGAAGGTCGCGGAGACTTTCTTTCAAAAGCAACTTCATTGGCCCTTCAATTTTTAAGCAAAGATGATACAGGCTTTTTTATGATGGCCGAAGGTTCCCAAATAGATTGGGCAGGACATCAAAATAATGGACCATATCTGGTATCTGAACTTATTGATTTTGATGATGCCATAGGTAAAGCATTGGATTATGCCGAAAAAGATGGCCATACTTTGGTCATCGTAACGTCTGATCATGAGACAGGGGGTTTTACCTTATCCGCTCAAATAAAAAAAAGAGCAGATGGTACCGAGTATAGTGATTATAGCCAAGTTGGTATGTCATTTTCAAACGGGGGACATTCCGCTGCTTTGATTCCTGTATTTGCTTTTGGTCCTGGATCAAAAGAATTTATTGGGGTCTACGAGAATAATGACATATTTGAAAAAATATTGAAAGTTACAAAATGGAGGGGGCAAGACTAA
- a CDS encoding TetR/AcrR family transcriptional regulator: MKKLGVKERIIETASDLFYNQGYNQTGINQIIAEAGVAKASMYQHFRSKEDIAVAYLIARHAMWMGKLNDCVSRNKTSKHKVIGCFDYLIEWLTEVNFRGCGWQNIITDLPSGNDKIKTQAIYHKNELRKWVYELLKNENQYSAEEVPELGDQVLILIEGAIILSQIQKDSWPIKSAKKACVKLLA; the protein is encoded by the coding sequence ATGAAAAAGTTAGGAGTAAAAGAACGCATTATTGAAACAGCTTCTGACCTCTTTTATAATCAAGGGTATAACCAAACCGGTATTAACCAAATTATAGCAGAGGCTGGAGTTGCCAAGGCCAGTATGTATCAGCACTTTCGTTCAAAAGAAGATATTGCCGTTGCCTATTTAATAGCAAGACATGCGATGTGGATGGGTAAACTCAATGATTGTGTTTCAAGGAACAAAACTTCTAAACATAAAGTAATAGGGTGTTTTGATTACTTAATCGAATGGTTGACCGAGGTTAATTTCAGAGGCTGTGGATGGCAAAATATAATTACAGATTTACCTAGTGGCAATGATAAAATTAAAACACAAGCCATATATCATAAGAATGAATTACGAAAATGGGTGTACGAACTTTTAAAAAATGAAAACCAGTACAGCGCTGAGGAAGTTCCCGAACTTGGTGATCAAGTGCTCATCCTAATAGAAGGAGCCATCATATTATCTCAAATTCAAAAAGATAGTTGGCCCATTAAAAGTGCAAAAAAGGCATGCGTTAAACTATTAGCGTAG
- a CDS encoding nuclear transport factor 2 family protein: MKKITPPFNNESAAAKVQAAEDAWNSRDAKKVSMAYTLDSQWRNRDKFFVGRKAIVEFLKDKWLNERHYILRKYLWSYTDNRISVRFEYEWQDANSGQWKRTHGNEHWEFDKDGLMQVRDMSANDIDIIESDRKFINH, encoded by the coding sequence ATGAAAAAAATAACCCCCCCTTTTAACAATGAATCTGCGGCAGCAAAAGTACAAGCCGCTGAAGATGCCTGGAATAGTAGAGATGCCAAAAAAGTATCGATGGCTTACACTCTTGACTCGCAATGGAGGAATAGAGATAAGTTCTTTGTAGGAAGAAAAGCAATCGTTGAATTTCTAAAAGACAAATGGTTAAACGAAAGGCATTATATATTAAGAAAGTATCTATGGTCCTATACAGATAATAGAATATCGGTCCGTTTTGAATACGAATGGCAAGATGCAAATAGTGGACAATGGAAAAGAACCCATGGCAATGAACATTGGGAGTTTGACAAAGATGGGCTAATGCAAGTACGGGATATGAGTGCCAATGATATCGACATAATTGAATCAGATAGAAAATTTATTAATCATTAA
- a CDS encoding carboxymuconolactone decarboxylase family protein: MNTLNPLKEEEANENSKAIFSNLKSKIGMVPNLYATMGVSDKLLGGYLTFVDTLKSGEFSNKEYEAIALATSQANNCAYCLSAHTAIGKMNGFSEEETLELRSNSIADNKLNVLVTLVSEFIESKGHPTENTTSRFFEVGYTKAAFAELIAAISMTTITNYVYHNGGFEIDFPKAQGIENLQTV; this comes from the coding sequence ATGAACACATTAAATCCTTTAAAAGAAGAAGAGGCCAACGAAAATTCCAAGGCCATTTTTTCAAACTTAAAAAGTAAGATAGGCATGGTACCCAACTTATATGCAACTATGGGGGTATCAGATAAATTATTGGGTGGTTACTTGACCTTCGTTGATACTTTAAAGAGCGGTGAATTCTCAAATAAAGAATATGAGGCTATCGCATTGGCCACCTCACAAGCCAATAATTGTGCCTACTGTCTTTCGGCACATACGGCAATAGGAAAAATGAATGGTTTTTCAGAAGAAGAAACTCTTGAATTACGTTCGAACTCCATAGCCGACAACAAGTTAAATGTTTTGGTAACCTTAGTTAGTGAGTTTATTGAAAGTAAAGGACATCCGACCGAAAATACTACAAGCAGATTTTTTGAAGTAGGATATACAAAGGCGGCCTTTGCAGAGTTAATTGCAGCTATTTCAATGACCACAATCACCAATTATGTATATCACAATGGTGGGTTTGAAATTGATTTTCCAAAAGCACAAGGAATTGAAAACCTACAAACAGTTTAA
- a CDS encoding alpha/beta fold hydrolase: MKAKTIKSVLSMAIIFTMVLTGSSFKNTKEISKVPKSEKEAQPTYHNTVEVNGMNIFYREAGDTSKPTILLLHGYPTSSHMFRNLLTDLSVHYHVLAPDYPGFGRSDQPLMNDFDYTFDNMSKMVEGFLSELKVDKYSIYLMDYGAPIGFRIAAKYPERIESLIIQNGNAYEEGLKDFWDPIKKYWNDYTPENGKPLEGFHSPAGLKWQYTHGVQDSTKISPDNWSIDLQHLTRKENNDIQLAMFYDYRTNVPLYPEWQQYFREYQPPTLIVWGKNDYIFPADGAHPYKRDLKNLEFHLLDTGHFALEEKGTEIANYILKFLEKNNIK, translated from the coding sequence ATGAAAGCAAAAACAATCAAATCAGTTTTAAGTATGGCCATTATTTTTACCATGGTCCTAACAGGTTCTTCCTTTAAAAATACAAAGGAAATAAGCAAAGTGCCAAAATCAGAAAAGGAAGCACAACCCACCTATCACAATACGGTAGAGGTCAATGGAATGAATATTTTTTATAGAGAAGCAGGTGATACTAGTAAGCCCACAATCCTTTTATTACACGGCTACCCTACTTCTTCGCATATGTTTCGAAATTTATTGACAGACTTGTCTGTTCATTATCATGTTTTAGCTCCGGATTATCCTGGGTTTGGACGTAGTGATCAACCTTTAATGAATGATTTTGACTATACGTTTGACAATATGTCAAAAATGGTAGAAGGTTTCCTATCAGAACTAAAAGTTGATAAATACAGCATTTACTTAATGGATTATGGCGCACCAATAGGCTTTAGAATTGCTGCCAAATACCCAGAAAGAATAGAATCATTGATTATCCAGAACGGGAATGCCTATGAGGAAGGCTTAAAAGATTTCTGGGATCCAATCAAAAAGTATTGGAATGATTACACCCCGGAAAATGGAAAACCCCTGGAAGGATTTCATTCTCCCGCAGGCCTAAAATGGCAATACACCCATGGTGTACAAGATTCGACAAAAATTAGTCCTGATAACTGGAGCATTGACCTTCAACACTTAACACGTAAAGAGAACAATGATATACAATTGGCAATGTTCTACGATTACAGAACCAATGTTCCCTTATATCCTGAGTGGCAACAATACTTTAGGGAGTACCAACCTCCTACCCTGATCGTATGGGGGAAGAATGACTATATATTCCCTGCTGATGGGGCCCACCCATACAAAAGAGATTTAAAAAATTTGGAATTCCATTTACTGGACACAGGTCATTTTGCTCTCGAAGAAAAAGGAACTGAAATAGCGAATTACATTTTAAAATTTCTAGAGAAAAACAACATCAAATAA
- a CDS encoding serine hydrolase domain-containing protein, translating to MKTTKRILKYLAITLFAIALWIVTVVSSTMNGWWRESITNESDIKSFIHAVNDEVKNQFVGNFAMATINNGKVEAEIFHTAGTVVDRNTVFQVASLSKWVSAVGVMKLVENGKLDLDVPVSTYLTRWQLPESKYNNDKVTVRRLLSHTAGLTDGLGYSGFESEESIQELEASLTNAADADKGVSGVVEVGVEPGEFKYSGGGFTLLQLLVEEVSGESFTSYMKNTIFEPLNMNYSNYKWNEDSGYKLVEFYNDDGSEAKHYRYTSLAATSLYTSISDLELFFQFFMKGKNNEPIGRNVLKPETLKSMREVHATSLGMDIWGLGTILYTKTDNGDFIIGHDGKSTPPINTAVRLNPETGDGIIVLETGNSDLATKLASEWVFWKTKKVDVILFAMSEDKMKSIIGRGVISIVILSILMGVIRYRKKYAKRTK from the coding sequence ATGAAAACCACTAAACGCATACTTAAATATTTGGCAATAACATTATTTGCGATTGCCCTATGGATTGTTACTGTTGTATCGAGTACAATGAACGGATGGTGGCGCGAATCAATAACAAATGAAAGCGATATCAAATCATTTATTCATGCTGTCAATGATGAAGTCAAAAATCAGTTTGTTGGTAATTTTGCCATGGCGACAATTAACAATGGTAAAGTTGAAGCTGAAATATTTCACACAGCAGGAACCGTAGTAGATAGAAATACGGTATTTCAGGTTGCCTCTTTAAGTAAGTGGGTATCGGCTGTTGGAGTCATGAAATTGGTAGAAAACGGCAAGCTGGATTTAGACGTTCCCGTAAGTACATACTTAACTAGATGGCAATTACCGGAAAGCAAGTACAATAATGACAAAGTAACGGTTAGAAGGCTTTTAAGTCATACTGCCGGGCTTACTGATGGGCTTGGTTATTCTGGCTTTGAATCAGAAGAAAGCATACAAGAACTTGAGGCTTCATTAACAAATGCCGCGGATGCAGATAAAGGTGTTTCAGGGGTGGTCGAAGTTGGTGTTGAGCCTGGTGAATTTAAATACTCCGGAGGAGGCTTTACACTTTTACAACTACTTGTTGAAGAAGTTAGTGGGGAATCGTTTACCTCATATATGAAAAACACCATTTTTGAGCCTTTGAATATGAATTATTCAAACTATAAATGGAATGAGGATTCTGGCTATAAATTGGTAGAATTCTATAATGATGATGGGTCTGAGGCTAAACATTATCGATATACTTCTCTGGCCGCTACATCACTTTATACTTCAATATCAGATTTGGAGTTGTTCTTTCAATTTTTCATGAAAGGAAAAAACAACGAACCAATTGGCAGAAATGTTCTAAAACCAGAGACATTAAAAAGTATGAGAGAAGTACATGCAACTTCACTGGGTATGGATATTTGGGGGCTTGGAACTATTCTATATACCAAAACAGATAATGGAGATTTTATTATTGGTCATGACGGGAAAAGTACACCTCCAATTAATACAGCAGTACGACTGAATCCTGAGACTGGAGATGGAATTATAGTATTAGAAACAGGTAATTCAGATTTGGCCACAAAATTGGCAAGCGAATGGGTGTTCTGGAAAACGAAGAAAGTAGATGTTATTTTATTCGCAATGTCTGAGGATAAAATGAAGTCCATAATTGGAAGAGGTGTTATATCAATTGTAATCTTATCAATACTAATGGGCGTGATACGCTACAGAAAAAAATATGCAAAGCGCACAAAATAA
- a CDS encoding nucleoside deaminase, translating to MVNHDFYMAKCIQLAEEAKQNGNTPVGALIVSKDEILGIGRENTRSKKDITRHAEIEAIQNALKKVKSLKGAILYTTHEPCVMCSYVIRHYEIGTVVFGLRSKYIGGKSSEFNLLETENIPIWSQPPSFIEGVLVKECQQLSINN from the coding sequence ATGGTAAATCATGATTTTTATATGGCCAAATGTATTCAACTTGCTGAAGAAGCAAAGCAAAATGGAAACACCCCAGTAGGTGCATTAATAGTGTCAAAAGATGAGATTTTAGGAATTGGAAGAGAAAATACCCGTTCAAAAAAGGACATAACCCGACATGCCGAAATAGAAGCAATTCAAAACGCTTTAAAAAAAGTAAAATCATTGAAGGGCGCCATACTTTACACAACTCATGAACCTTGTGTTATGTGTTCTTATGTAATTCGACATTATGAAATAGGTACCGTCGTATTTGGATTGCGGTCAAAATATATCGGAGGTAAAAGTTCTGAATTTAATCTTTTAGAAACTGAGAACATTCCAATTTGGAGTCAACCTCCATCTTTTATTGAAGGTGTTTTAGTTAAAGAATGTCAACAACTATCAATTAATAATTGA